A stretch of the Methanosphaera sp. genome encodes the following:
- a CDS encoding methionine adenosyltransferase, translating into MRNIKIEKASTKLAGQDEIEIVERKGIGHPDSISDGIAEAVSRTLSQAYKEKAGSVLHHNTDEVQITAGESDPKFGGGQIIKPIQILLTGRAANEFTLPNGETKKVGVDYLAIEAAKNYLKENILNLDVEYGTVVECKIGQGSADLRDVFQRPEDVPSSNDTSFGVGFYPFTETENLVLKTEELLNNKDFKKSHPQVGEDIKVMGLREKDKITLTIASAFVSRYVDDVDCYLNMKHELEDIVKDLAAKETDMEVTTLLNTADDETKKDESGYYLTVTGTSAEMGDDGSVGRGNRSNGLITPNRPMSMEATSGKNPINHVGKIYNLLSNEITKEVYQDVEGVQNIDMVILSQIGKPIDQPRTATAHIQTKDGYTIDEVEDDVTRIIDKWLENITDIKDFMLEGKLRTF; encoded by the coding sequence ATGCGAAATATTAAAATAGAAAAAGCATCAACAAAACTTGCAGGTCAAGATGAAATAGAAATCGTAGAAAGAAAAGGTATAGGACATCCAGACAGTATTAGTGACGGTATTGCAGAAGCAGTAAGTAGAACCTTATCACAAGCATACAAAGAAAAAGCTGGAAGTGTATTACACCACAACACAGATGAAGTACAAATTACAGCAGGTGAATCTGACCCTAAATTTGGTGGCGGACAAATCATCAAACCTATACAAATCTTACTTACAGGACGTGCAGCAAATGAATTCACACTCCCTAATGGTGAAACCAAAAAAGTAGGAGTAGACTACCTTGCAATTGAAGCTGCTAAAAACTACCTTAAAGAAAACATATTAAACCTTGATGTTGAATATGGTACAGTAGTAGAATGTAAAATTGGACAAGGAAGTGCAGATCTAAGAGATGTATTCCAAAGACCAGAAGATGTTCCATCATCAAATGATACATCATTCGGTGTAGGATTCTACCCATTTACAGAAACAGAAAACTTAGTTCTTAAAACAGAAGAATTACTCAACAATAAAGACTTCAAAAAATCCCACCCACAAGTTGGAGAAGACATAAAAGTAATGGGATTACGTGAAAAAGATAAAATCACACTTACAATTGCATCAGCATTTGTATCAAGATATGTAGATGATGTAGACTGCTACCTTAACATGAAACATGAACTTGAAGACATTGTAAAAGACCTTGCTGCAAAAGAAACAGACATGGAAGTTACAACACTCCTCAACACAGCAGACGATGAAACTAAAAAAGACGAATCAGGTTACTACCTAACAGTAACAGGTACAAGTGCAGAAATGGGAGACGACGGATCAGTAGGACGTGGAAACAGATCAAACGGACTTATCACACCTAACAGACCAATGTCAATGGAAGCAACATCAGGTAAAAACCCAATTAACCACGTAGGTAAAATATACAACCTCTTATCAAATGAAATAACAAAAGAAGTATACCAAGATGTTGAAGGTGTACAAAACATTGATATGGTAATTTTAAGCCAAATAGGAAAACCTATCGACCAACCAAGAACAGCAACAGCACACATCCAGACAAAAGATGGATACACAATCGATGAAGTAGAAGATGATGTAACAAGAATCATCGACAAATGGCTTGAAAACATTACAGATATTAAAGACTTCATGCTTGAAGGAAAACTAAGAACCTTCTAA
- a CDS encoding metallophosphoesterase has product MNDDEKNIEAIHDYEHVIQNNKAMRSKIQTFMNDTRDKLNQGKFNPNNFKLVNLTIKNSRIPREFDNYEIIHITDIHLGQWINKEKLDGVVKIINNQQPDSVMITGDFLSYQTSNYLHELSDSLSNIKSCDGTFSVLGNHDHWTNAGDVKKALKKAGIVNLENDVYAIEKNNQKLQIAGVDSITVDMDDIGKVQRKLDYNYPAIMLAHEPDFADTTAKYDPFILQLSGHSHGGQIEIPKIGTPVRGKNFMKYPLGEYKVGNMIQYTNRGIGTNAFWFKINSFNEITKIKLKCT; this is encoded by the coding sequence TTGAATGATGATGAAAAAAATATAGAAGCAATACATGATTATGAGCATGTAATTCAAAACAACAAGGCTATGCGAAGTAAGATTCAGACGTTTATGAATGATACTCGTGATAAATTAAATCAGGGAAAATTTAATCCTAACAATTTTAAGCTTGTAAATTTAACAATTAAAAATAGTAGAATTCCAAGAGAATTTGATAATTATGAAATTATTCATATTACAGATATTCATCTTGGACAGTGGATTAATAAGGAAAAGCTTGATGGTGTTGTAAAAATTATTAACAATCAACAGCCTGATAGTGTTATGATAACTGGTGATTTTTTATCTTATCAAACATCTAATTATCTTCATGAATTATCAGATAGTCTTTCAAATATAAAATCATGTGATGGTACATTTTCTGTTTTAGGAAATCATGATCATTGGACTAATGCTGGTGATGTTAAAAAGGCATTAAAAAAGGCTGGTATAGTTAATCTTGAAAATGATGTTTATGCAATTGAAAAAAATAACCAAAAGCTTCAAATTGCAGGAGTAGATAGTATTACAGTTGACATGGATGATATAGGAAAGGTTCAAAGAAAGCTTGACTATAACTATCCTGCTATTATGCTTGCACATGAACCTGACTTTGCTGATACTACAGCTAAGTATGATCCTTTTATTTTACAACTTTCAGGACATAGTCATGGTGGTCAGATTGAAATTCCAAAAATTGGTACACCTGTACGTGGTAAGAATTTCATGAAATATCCACTTGGAGAGTATAAGGTTGGTAATATGATACAGTATACTAATCGTGGTATTGGTACTAATGCTTTCTGGTTTAAGATAAATTCATTTAATGAAATTACAAAGATAAAACTTAAATGTACATAG
- the ileS gene encoding isoleucine--tRNA ligase: protein MPINEVAQGYDKNLEKKIQEFWNQNEIFEKTKKLRENRPKYSFLDGPPYCSGRIHLGTTWNKTIKDSFLRYKSMSGYDLRRQAGWDTHGLPIEHKVEEILDIKSKQEIEEKYGIDSFVDQCKEFAVKNKEDMTEQFKQMGVWMDWDDPYVTYDNGYMESCWWTLKQADEKDLLVQDKRVITWCPHCQTALANAEIEYGEMTDPSIYVKFKLDEQEYDIPTYILIWTTTPWTIPANMAVSVNGAFDYSYVQYTNTETGNDEIVIMATELIDSVFGEDEETKILKTVKGEDLKGITYAHPLADKVPKQAEFTHRVILGDHVTLEDGTGCVHTAPGHGPEDYEVGMANNIEPFCPVGEDGTYTDEAGVYESKPIRETNDEITHDLFHAGALLKSGDIHHRVGYCWRCKTPIMYIATKQWFLKVTEIKDQMLEEIDKVEWVPGWAGESRFKNWVENARDWTISRQRYWGIPLPIWTCDKCGEKVVVGSKSELKELSGDDTLTGDFIHRPHVDNITIDCDCGGVMHRVEDVLDVWIDSGVAGWAALHYPQDPSDNFDEWFPYDFIAEGHDQTRGWFYSQLGLGVAAFGKAPYKKVLMHGFTLDSEGKKMSKSLGNVVSPEEVIEKYSADILRFYLLDANKPWDDLKFNWDEVQNSAKLFNILWNVYYFSTTYMSLDNFNATEHNKEDLKFREEDLWIRSRINSLTKSVEEDFEALEFNRATEKITEFVLEDLSRWYVRLIRGRTWVESDDPDKLGAYYTLYYTLKDLIKTLAPIAPYVTEEIYQNIVVGTEEDAPESVHMLDWGYNEDEIDVELEENMNYIRDVIEACAHARDVARFKLRWPVQNITVVTEDEKVADAINSLEAVLKEQANTKQVTIESELENAIIIAKPNMAILGPKLRGDLGRVKAYFDSDDVDGADIQAAVEADGTYTISFDDKDITLEAEEILFEKDVPENLVSCDFTNGSVYVDTELTDEIYAEAMARELIRRIQDMRKDMDLNVEANIKVHIKCSDEFKDIVSKHQEYISNEVRTDKLIFEDVTSTGYSKEWKIEDETLEISIDE from the coding sequence ATGCCGATAAATGAGGTAGCTCAAGGATATGATAAAAATTTAGAAAAGAAAATCCAAGAGTTTTGGAATCAAAATGAAATATTTGAAAAAACCAAAAAACTAAGAGAAAATAGACCAAAATACTCATTTCTTGATGGACCACCATACTGTAGTGGAAGAATACATCTAGGAACTACATGGAATAAAACAATCAAAGATTCATTCCTAAGATATAAAAGTATGTCAGGATATGATCTTAGACGTCAAGCAGGATGGGATACACACGGACTTCCTATTGAACATAAAGTAGAAGAAATTCTTGACATTAAAAGTAAACAAGAAATTGAAGAAAAATATGGAATAGACTCCTTTGTTGATCAATGTAAAGAATTTGCAGTAAAAAACAAAGAAGATATGACAGAACAATTCAAACAGATGGGTGTTTGGATGGACTGGGATGATCCATATGTAACATATGATAATGGATACATGGAATCCTGTTGGTGGACTCTTAAACAAGCAGATGAAAAAGACTTACTTGTTCAAGATAAAAGAGTAATTACATGGTGTCCACACTGCCAAACTGCACTTGCAAATGCAGAAATTGAATATGGTGAAATGACAGACCCATCAATTTATGTTAAATTTAAACTTGATGAACAAGAATATGACATACCAACATACATTCTTATCTGGACAACAACACCATGGACAATACCAGCAAACATGGCAGTAAGTGTAAATGGAGCATTTGATTACAGTTATGTACAATACACAAATACAGAAACTGGAAATGATGAAATTGTAATCATGGCAACAGAACTTATTGACTCTGTATTTGGTGAAGATGAAGAAACAAAAATCCTAAAAACAGTAAAAGGAGAAGATCTCAAAGGCATAACATATGCACATCCTCTTGCTGATAAAGTACCAAAACAGGCAGAATTTACACACAGAGTAATTCTTGGAGATCACGTAACACTTGAAGATGGTACAGGTTGTGTACATACAGCACCAGGTCATGGTCCTGAGGATTATGAAGTAGGTATGGCAAACAACATAGAACCATTCTGTCCTGTAGGTGAAGATGGAACATACACAGATGAAGCTGGAGTATATGAATCAAAACCTATACGTGAAACAAACGATGAAATTACACATGACCTCTTCCATGCAGGAGCACTACTTAAATCTGGAGATATTCACCACAGAGTAGGATACTGTTGGAGATGTAAAACACCTATCATGTACATTGCAACAAAACAATGGTTCCTTAAAGTTACTGAAATCAAAGATCAAATGCTTGAAGAAATTGATAAAGTAGAATGGGTACCAGGATGGGCTGGAGAAAGCAGATTCAAAAATTGGGTTGAAAATGCACGTGATTGGACAATATCAAGACAAAGATATTGGGGTATACCACTTCCTATCTGGACATGTGATAAATGTGGAGAAAAAGTTGTTGTAGGATCCAAAAGTGAACTTAAAGAACTATCAGGTGACGACACACTTACAGGTGACTTCATACACAGACCACACGTTGATAACATTACAATAGACTGTGATTGTGGTGGAGTAATGCACAGAGTAGAAGATGTACTTGATGTATGGATTGACTCAGGAGTTGCAGGATGGGCAGCACTACACTACCCACAAGATCCATCAGATAACTTTGATGAATGGTTCCCATATGATTTCATTGCAGAAGGACATGACCAGACAAGAGGATGGTTCTATTCACAACTTGGTCTTGGAGTAGCAGCATTTGGAAAAGCACCATATAAGAAAGTATTAATGCACGGATTTACACTTGACTCTGAAGGTAAAAAGATGAGTAAATCACTAGGAAATGTTGTAAGTCCAGAGGAAGTAATTGAAAAATACAGTGCAGATATTCTTAGATTCTATCTACTTGATGCTAACAAACCATGGGATGACCTTAAATTTAACTGGGATGAAGTACAAAACTCAGCAAAACTCTTTAACATCTTATGGAATGTATATTACTTCTCAACAACATACATGAGCCTTGATAACTTCAATGCAACAGAACATAACAAAGAAGATCTTAAATTCAGAGAAGAAGATCTATGGATACGTTCACGTATTAACTCACTTACAAAATCTGTAGAAGAAGACTTTGAAGCTCTTGAATTTAACAGAGCAACAGAAAAAATTACAGAATTTGTACTTGAAGATCTAAGTCGTTGGTATGTAAGACTTATACGTGGAAGAACATGGGTAGAAAGTGATGATCCTGATAAACTTGGAGCATACTACACATTATACTACACACTTAAAGATCTTATAAAAACACTTGCACCAATTGCACCATATGTAACAGAAGAAATCTATCAAAACATTGTTGTTGGTACAGAAGAAGATGCACCAGAAAGTGTACATATGCTTGACTGGGGATATAATGAAGATGAAATCGATGTAGAACTTGAAGAAAACATGAACTACATACGTGATGTAATTGAAGCATGTGCACATGCAAGAGATGTTGCAAGATTCAAACTCAGATGGCCTGTACAAAACATTACAGTTGTAACAGAAGATGAAAAAGTTGCAGATGCAATTAATTCACTTGAAGCTGTACTTAAAGAACAAGCAAACACAAAACAAGTAACAATTGAATCAGAACTTGAAAATGCTATAATTATTGCAAAACCTAACATGGCAATACTTGGTCCTAAACTCAGAGGAGATCTTGGACGTGTAAAAGCATACTTTGACTCTGATGATGTAGATGGAGCAGATATACAAGCAGCAGTTGAAGCTGATGGAACATACACAATAAGCTTTGATGATAAAGATATTACACTTGAAGCTGAAGAAATACTCTTTGAAAAAGATGTTCCAGAAAACCTTGTAAGCTGTGACTTTACAAATGGAAGTGTATATGTAGATACAGAACTTACAGATGAAATCTATGCTGAAGCTATGGCACGTGAACTTATAAGACGTATCCAAGATATGCGTAAAGATATGGATCTTAATGTAGAAGCAAACATTAAAGTACATATTAAATGTAGTGATGAATTCAAAGATATTGTATCAAAACACCAAGAATACATATCAAATGAAGTACGTACAGATAAACTTATATTTGAAGATGTTACATCCACAGGATATTCCAAAGAATGGAAAATTGAAGATGAAACACTTGAAATTTCAATTGATGAATAA
- a CDS encoding flavoprotein, whose translation MNILWAITGAGHLLDESIGVLEKLAENNTLTIATSNAACEVLKLYGYDKNIRQLVDKNSANMLVLDSDEKYSFPFSGKLTHHKYDVIIIAPLTANTTAKIVYGIADTLITNIAAQSGKGQIPLIVLPVDQKQGLIKTIIPPYIDKKRCINCKNCIPKDECPQNAINPPKIDTTKCISCFMCEDKCKYDAIKLNEEIELYIRKIDAENTKKLETIENIKVVLKPSEILKEIEKIEKKIELKN comes from the coding sequence ATGAATATATTATGGGCAATAACAGGTGCAGGACATCTTCTTGATGAATCAATAGGTGTTCTTGAAAAACTAGCAGAGAACAATACACTTACAATTGCAACATCAAATGCTGCATGTGAAGTATTAAAACTCTATGGATATGATAAAAATATAAGACAACTAGTAGATAAAAACAGTGCAAATATGCTAGTTTTAGATAGTGATGAGAAATACTCATTTCCATTTTCAGGAAAATTAACACATCATAAGTATGATGTTATAATTATAGCACCATTAACTGCAAATACAACAGCAAAGATTGTATATGGAATAGCAGATACTTTGATAACAAACATAGCAGCACAGTCAGGAAAAGGACAAATACCATTAATAGTACTGCCTGTTGACCAAAAACAAGGACTTATAAAGACAATAATACCACCATATATTGATAAGAAAAGATGTATAAATTGTAAAAATTGCATACCAAAAGATGAATGTCCACAAAATGCAATAAATCCACCAAAAATAGATACAACCAAATGTATAAGTTGCTTTATGTGTGAGGATAAATGTAAATATGATGCAATAAAACTTAATGAAGAAATAGAACTCTACATACGAAAAATAGATGCAGAAAATACAAAAAAACTAGAAACAATTGAAAATATAAAAGTAGTACTAAAACCTAGTGAAATACTCAAAGAAATAGAAAAAATAGAAAAAAAGATAGAATTAAAAAATTAA
- a CDS encoding NAD(P)H-dependent oxidoreductase codes for MNYLIINGSPRRQNTWKIVERIKDTLSDNDTSANFWEVDLMKEDIPLCMGCFSCFMNGEDSCPHADKVQPIVEMMKKCDGLIITSPVYALNVTALIKNFIDHLAYFFHRPYFFNKKAIVVTTTAGAGAKDAGKYLDETLRHFGYNKRYKLCFVNSYDARGKLPFKVREEIDKQTLKFYDDIKEDRLYSPSFKALFYYNMWRSMAYNGHVKADQNYWVENNMMDSEFHPDIPCSGLKKLPFKIFYKIMLMFLSQNKVEAST; via the coding sequence ATGAATTATTTAATAATTAATGGAAGTCCAAGACGACAAAATACATGGAAGATAGTTGAAAGAATTAAAGATACATTATCTGATAATGATACTTCTGCAAATTTCTGGGAAGTTGACCTTATGAAAGAAGACATTCCACTATGCATGGGTTGTTTTAGTTGTTTTATGAATGGTGAAGATAGCTGTCCTCATGCTGATAAAGTACAGCCTATTGTTGAGATGATGAAAAAATGTGATGGTCTTATTATTACATCACCTGTATATGCACTTAATGTAACAGCACTTATTAAGAATTTCATTGATCATCTTGCATACTTCTTCCACAGACCATACTTCTTTAATAAAAAGGCAATTGTTGTTACAACAACAGCAGGTGCAGGAGCAAAAGATGCAGGAAAATATCTTGATGAAACACTAAGACATTTTGGATATAATAAACGATACAAGCTTTGTTTTGTAAATAGTTATGATGCTCGTGGAAAACTTCCATTTAAGGTACGTGAAGAGATTGATAAACAAACACTAAAATTCTATGATGATATAAAAGAAGACAGGCTTTATTCTCCATCATTTAAGGCTTTGTTCTACTATAATATGTGGCGTTCAATGGCATATAATGGACATGTTAAAGCTGATCAAAATTACTGGGTTGAAAATAATATGATGGATAGTGAATTTCATCCAGACATACCATGTAGTGGACTTAAAAAATTACCATTTAAGATCTTCTATAAGATAATGCTCATGTTTTTAAGTCAAAATAAGGTTGAAGCATCAACATAA
- the purL gene encoding phosphoribosylformylglycinamidine synthase subunit PurL produces MYEFMVLTDDELKYIKEVLGREPNELELGMMDVMFSEHCSYKSSRPILKNFPTDGPDVILGPGDDAGIVSLTDEYALAIGMESHNHPSAVEPYGGAGTGIGGIVRDIISMGARPVVLLDALRFGHMSDQRSKYIFDYVVKGISDYGNRIGVPTVGGEIEFDDNFQYNPLVNVVCAGLVKKDEIVYGSAPVVGDVYLLMGGTTGRDGIHGVTFASEELTSKSEIEDRPAVQVADPFTKKRVMEATYEILEEIDVHGVKDLGGGGLTCCLSEMADKGGNGSRIDLNKIPLREENMTAYEIMLSESQERMVFAISKEDVAKAEEICAKHDLSRAVIGTIIDEREFVIVDGDEEICHAPNVLFTDAPIIEREAVAPQKDETPVEIPEYDIKDALVELLSSENLTSKKWVYSQYDHEVQLRTVVKPGDDSAVVKVDNDTSFTINTDCNSTHVYLDPYMGAAGSVLESINNAISMGARPIALVDCLNYGNPEKPEVFWQFKQSIAGMSDVANKFVTPFISGNVSFYNETEGVTVNPSPIVGTVGVIENTNIKTMPFKEDGDLVLLLGNTYDELEGSQYAREIHDIVAGNPPQIRLDENYNVSMAVKSLIDNYTDDITAVHDLSKGGLSVALALMSIKSGMGVNVDIKDMPIEGEMSDIAKLYSESVSRFIVTIKADAKDTITKALDDVDVAYAVIGEVKDDATVNISCGDDELINIKVDELTTANTTTIEKQMI; encoded by the coding sequence TTGTATGAGTTTATGGTTTTAACTGATGATGAATTAAAATATATAAAAGAAGTACTTGGACGAGAACCTAATGAACTAGAATTAGGTATGATGGATGTAATGTTTTCAGAACATTGCTCATATAAAAGTAGCCGACCAATACTAAAAAACTTCCCAACAGATGGTCCTGATGTAATACTCGGACCTGGGGATGATGCTGGTATTGTAAGTTTAACTGATGAATATGCTCTTGCTATTGGAATGGAAAGCCACAACCACCCATCTGCTGTAGAACCATACGGTGGAGCAGGAACAGGTATTGGTGGAATTGTACGTGATATTATAAGTATGGGAGCAAGACCTGTTGTACTTCTTGATGCTCTTAGATTTGGACATATGTCAGATCAAAGATCAAAATACATATTTGACTATGTAGTAAAAGGAATTTCAGACTATGGTAACAGAATTGGTGTACCTACAGTTGGTGGAGAAATTGAATTTGATGATAACTTCCAATACAATCCACTTGTAAATGTAGTTTGTGCAGGACTTGTAAAAAAAGATGAAATTGTATATGGATCAGCACCTGTTGTTGGCGATGTATACCTTCTTATGGGAGGAACAACAGGACGTGATGGTATCCATGGTGTAACATTTGCATCAGAAGAATTAACATCAAAATCTGAAATTGAAGACAGACCAGCTGTTCAAGTTGCAGATCCTTTCACTAAAAAACGTGTAATGGAAGCAACATATGAAATTCTTGAAGAAATTGATGTACATGGAGTAAAAGATCTTGGAGGAGGAGGTCTTACATGTTGTCTTTCTGAAATGGCAGATAAAGGTGGAAATGGTTCACGTATTGACCTTAATAAAATCCCACTTCGTGAAGAAAACATGACAGCATATGAAATTATGCTTTCTGAATCACAAGAACGTATGGTATTTGCAATTTCAAAAGAAGATGTAGCAAAAGCTGAAGAAATCTGTGCAAAACATGATCTTTCACGCGCTGTTATTGGTACAATTATTGATGAACGTGAATTTGTAATTGTTGATGGAGATGAAGAAATCTGTCATGCACCAAATGTACTCTTTACAGATGCACCTATCATTGAACGTGAAGCAGTAGCACCACAAAAAGATGAAACACCTGTAGAAATTCCAGAATATGACATAAAAGATGCACTTGTTGAACTACTTTCAAGTGAAAATCTTACAAGTAAAAAATGGGTATACAGCCAGTATGACCATGAAGTTCAACTTAGAACTGTTGTAAAACCTGGTGATGACTCTGCTGTTGTTAAAGTAGATAATGATACATCATTTACAATTAACACAGACTGTAACAGTACACATGTATATCTTGATCCTTACATGGGAGCTGCAGGATCTGTACTTGAATCAATCAACAATGCTATAAGTATGGGTGCAAGACCTATTGCTCTTGTTGACTGTCTAAACTATGGTAACCCTGAAAAACCTGAAGTATTCTGGCAATTTAAACAATCAATTGCTGGTATGAGTGATGTTGCAAATAAATTTGTTACACCATTTATCAGTGGAAATGTAAGTTTCTACAATGAAACAGAAGGAGTTACAGTAAATCCATCACCTATTGTTGGTACAGTTGGTGTTATTGAAAATACAAACATTAAAACAATGCCATTTAAAGAAGATGGAGATCTAGTATTACTCCTTGGTAATACATATGATGAACTTGAAGGATCACAATATGCACGTGAAATCCATGATATTGTAGCAGGAAACCCTCCACAAATCAGACTTGATGAAAACTACAACGTATCAATGGCTGTAAAATCATTAATTGACAACTACACAGACGACATAACAGCAGTACATGACCTTTCAAAAGGTGGACTTAGTGTTGCTTTAGCTCTTATGAGTATAAAATCAGGCATGGGAGTAAATGTAGATATTAAAGATATGCCTATTGAAGGTGAAATGTCAGATATTGCAAAACTTTACTCAGAATCTGTAAGCAGATTTATTGTAACAATTAAAGCAGATGCAAAAGATACAATTACCAAAGCACTTGATGATGTAGATGTTGCATATGCAGTTATTGGTGAAGTTAAAGATGATGCTACAGTTAACATAAGCTGTGGTGATGATGAACTTATCAACATTAAAGTTGATGAACTTACAACAGCAAACACAACAACAATTGAAAAACAAATGATATAA
- a CDS encoding DUF192 domain-containing protein translates to MAELIIENNNQKITIKLMQAVSFYERMYGLMFQDDVKPLLFIQKLPWRFYGIIHTFFMNETIDIIYISEDNKINETITLKPYRFYVPRRGNIKYIIELPENTLKRYDITLNSKLKVVI, encoded by the coding sequence ATGGCAGAGTTAATAATTGAAAATAATAATCAAAAAATAACTATAAAATTAATGCAGGCAGTCTCATTTTATGAACGTATGTATGGTTTAATGTTTCAAGATGATGTAAAACCACTTCTTTTTATTCAAAAACTTCCCTGGAGATTTTATGGTATTATTCATACATTTTTTATGAATGAAACAATAGACATCATATATATAAGTGAAGATAATAAAATAAATGAAACAATAACACTAAAGCCATACAGGTTTTATGTTCCACGAAGGGGAAATATTAAGTATATCATAGAGTTACCAGAAAATACACTGAAGAGGTATGATATTACACTTAATTCAAAATTAAAAGTAGTGATTTAA